A window from Canis aureus isolate CA01 chromosome 23, VMU_Caureus_v.1.0, whole genome shotgun sequence encodes these proteins:
- the MOGAT2 gene encoding 2-acylglycerol O-acyltransferase 2 encodes MVKFAPLFVPWERRLQTFMVLQWVFSFLALAQICTVVFVGLLFTRFWVVSVLYAAWWYRDRDTPRQGGRPVQALRRCFLWKYMRDYFPVTLVKTAELDPSRNYLAGFHPHGVLAAGAFVNLCTESTGFPLLFPGIRSHLMMLTLWFRVPFFRDYIMSGGLVTSDKESAAHILSRKEGGNLLAIIVGGAQEALNARPGDSTLLLRNRKGFIRLALMHGAALVPIFSFGENELFDQVENSPGSWLRRIQNRLQKIMGISLPLFHGRGVFQYSFGFIPYRQPITTVVGKPIEVQKTLCPSKEEVDKLHQRYVKELCELFETHKLKYNVPVDQHLEFC; translated from the exons cccagaTCTGCACTGTGGTCTTCGTAGGCCTCCTGTTCACAAGGTTCTGGGTGGTCAGCGTCCTGTATGCCGCCTGGTGGTACCGGGACCGGGACACGCCGAGGCAGGGGGGCAGGCCCGTCCAAGCCCTGAGGCGCTGCTTCTTGTGGAAGTACATGAGGGACTACTTCCCCGTCACG CTGGTCAAGACTGCTGAGCTGGACCCCTCCCGGAACTACCTTGCTGGCTTCCACCCCCACGGGGTCCTGGCCGCAGGAGCCTTTGTCAACCTGTGCACGGAGAGCACGGgcttccctttgctcttccctgGCATCCGCTCCCATCTGATGATGCTGACCTTGTGGTTCCGGGTCCCTTTCTTCAGGGATTACATCATGTCCGGGG gcCTGGTCACTTCGGACAAGGAGAGCGCTGCTCACATCCTGAGCAGGAAGGAGGGTGGCAATCTGCTGGCCATCATTGTAGGGGGTGCCCAGGAGGCGCTGAACGCCAGGCCTGGAGACTCCACGCTTCTGCTCCGGAACCGCAAGGGCTTCATCAGACTTGCCCTGATGCACGG ggcagctctggtgCCGATCTTTTCCTTTGGGGAGAATGAGCTATTTGACCAGGTTGAGAACTCTCCTGGCTCCTGGTTGCGTAGGATTCAGAACCGGCTGCAGAAGATCATGGGTATCTCCCTCCCGCTCTTCCATGGCCGTGGTGTCTTCCAGTACAGCTTTGGCTTTATACCCTACCGCCAGCCCATCACCACCGTGG TGGGAAAGCCCATCGAGGTGCAGAAGACACTGTGTCCCTCAAAGGAGGAGGTGGACAAGCTGCATCAGCGCTATGTCAAGGAACTGTGTGAACTCTTCGAAACCCACAAGCTCAAGTACAATGTCCCTGTGGACCAACATTTGGAGTTCTGCTGA